A section of the Lepus europaeus isolate LE1 chromosome 10, mLepTim1.pri, whole genome shotgun sequence genome encodes:
- the NELFCD gene encoding negative elongation factor C/D has protein sequence MAGAGPGAIMDEDYFGSAAEWGDEADGGQPQEDDSGEGEDDAEVQQECLHKFSTRDYIMEPSIFNTLKRYFQAGGSPENVIQLLSENYTAVAQTVNLLAEWLIQTGVEPLQVQETVENHLKSLLIKHFDPRKADSIFTEEGETPAWLEQMIAHTTWRDLFYKLAEAHPDCLMLNFTVKLISDAGYQGEITSVSTACQQLEVFSRVLRTSLATILDGGEENLEKNLPEFAKMVCHGEHTYLFAQAMMSVLAQEEQGGAAVRRIAQEVQRFAQEKGHDASQITLALGTAASYPRACQALGAMLSKGALNPADITVLFKMFTSMDPPPVELIRVPAFLDLFMQSLFKPGARINQDHKHKYIQILAYAASVVETWKKNKRVSINKDELKSTAKAVETVHSLCCNENKGASELVAELSTLYQCIRFPVVAMGVLKWVDWTVSEPRYFQLQTDHTPVHLALLDEISTCHQLLHPQVLQLLVKLFETEHSQLDVMEQLELKKTLLDRMVHLLSRGYVLPVVGYIRKCLEKLDTDISLIRYFVTEVLEVIAPPYTSDFVQLFLPILENDSIAGTIKTEGEHDPVTEFIAHCKSNFIMVN, from the exons AtggcgggggccgggccgggcgccaTCATGGACGAGGACTACTTCGGGAGTGCGGCCGAGTGGGGCGACGAGGCGGACGGCGGCCAG CCGCAGGAGGATGACTCTGGTGAGGGCGAGGACGACGCCGAGGTGCAGCAGGAGTGCCTGCACAAGTTCTCCACCCGGGACTACATCATGGAGCCCTCCATCTTCAACACCCTGAAGAG GTATTTCCAGGCTGGGGGGTCTCCGGAGAACGTCATCCAGCTCCTGTCTGAGAACTACACGGCTGTGGCCCAGACGGTGAACCTGCTGGCCGAGTGGCTCATCCAGACAG GTGTCGAGCCGCTGCAGGTTCAGGAAACAGTGGAGAATCACCTGAAGAGTTTACTCATCAAACATTTTGACCCCCGCAAAGCAGACTCCATTTTCACTGAAGAAGGGGAG ACCCCGGCCTGGCTGGAGCAGATGATCGCGCACACCACGTGGAGAGATCTCTTTTACAAACTGGCTGAAGCCCATCCCGACTGCCTGATGCTCAACTTCACCGTCAAG CTCATTTCCGACGCAGGCTACCAAGGGGAGATCACCAGTGTGTCCACCGCGTGCCAGCAGCTGGAAGTGTTCTCCAGGGTGCTTCGCACCTCTCTAGCTACGATCTTAGATGGAGGAGAAGAAAACCTTGAAAAGAACCTCCCTGAGTTTGCT AAGATGGTGTGCCACGGGGAGCACACCTACCTGTTCGCGCAGGCCATGATGTCCGTGCTGGCGCAGGAGGAGCAGGGCGGCGCCGCCGTGCGCAGGATCGCGCAGGAGGTGCAACGCTTCGCCCAGGAGAA GGGCCATGATGCCAGTCAGATCACGCTGGCCTTGGGCACAGCTGCGTCCTACCCCCGGGCCTGCCAGGCCCTCGGGGCCATGCTGTCCAAGGGGGCGCTGAACCCCGCTGACATCACTGTGCTCTTCAAGATGTTCACCAGCATGGACCCTCCTCCGGTCGAGCTC ATCCGGGTGCCCGCCTTCCTGGACCTCTTCATGCAGTCTCTCTTCAAGCCCGGGGCCAGGATCAACCAGGACCACAAGCACAAGTACATCCAGATCTTGGCTTACGCCGCGAGTGTGGTGGAGACGTGGAAGAAG AACAAGCGGGTGAGCATCAACAAAGACGAGCTGAAGTCCACGGCGAAGGCGGTGGAGACCGTGCACAGCCTGTGCTGCAACGAGAACAAGGGCGCCTCCGAGCTCGTGGCGGAGCTGAGCACGCTCTACCAGTGCATCCG GTTTCCCGTGGTAGCGATGGGTGTGCTGAAATGGGTGGACTGGACTGTGTCAGAACCAAGGTACTTCCAGCTGCAGACCGACCACACGCCGGTGCACCTGGCGCTGCTGGACGAG ATCAGCACCTGCCACCAGCTCCTGCACCCCCAGGTGCTGCAGCTGCTCGTGAAGCTGTTTGAGACCGAGCACTCCCAGCTGGACGTGATGGAGCAG CTCGAGTTGAAGAAGACACTGCTGGACAGGATGGTGCACCTGCTGAGCCGGGGTTACGTACTTCCTGTTGTCGGTTACATCCGGAAGTGTCTGGAGAAGCTGGACACGGACATTTCCCTCATCCGCTATTTTGTCACTGAG GTGCTGGAGGTCATCGCCCCTCCCTACACCTCGGACTTTGTGCAGCTCTTCCTCCCCATCCTGGAGAATGACAGCATCGCGGGCACCATCAAGACGGAGGGCGAGCACGACCCTGTGACGGAGTTCATAG CGCACTGCAAATCCAACTTCATCATGGTGAACTGA